From one Babesia bovis T2Bo chromosome 3, whole genome shotgun sequence genomic stretch:
- a CDS encoding ribosomal protein L2 family protein, translating to MGRIIRGQRKGRGSIFKSHVHLRKGPAKLRRFDYAENHGYIRGVVKDIIHDSGRGAPLAQIHFRNAYKYRTDKEQVVAVEGMYTGQYVYFGRESRLNIGNCMPVGKMPEGTVISSLEEKRGDRGRLAKASGTYATIIGHSDDGKMTRVRLPSGARKSVESNSRAIIGLVAGGGRIDKPLLKAGTAYFKYKAKRNCWPRVRGVTMNPVDHPHGGGNHQHIGKPSTVSRGAPPGQKVGLIAARRTGLLRGGKKKFKNES from the exons ATGGGTCGTATCATCAGAG GTCAGCGTAAGGGTCGTGGATCCATTTTCAAATCTCACGTCCACTTGCGTAAGGGTCCCGCTAAGCTCCGCAGGTTCGACTACGCGGAGAACCACGGCTACATCCGTGGTGTTGTCAAGGACATCATCCACGACTCTGGAAGGGGTGCTCCTTTGGCACAGATCCACTTCAGGAATGCCTACAAGTACCGCACTGACAAGGAGCAGGTCGTCGCCGTTGAGGGCATGTACACGGGTCAATATGTATACTTTGGTCGTGAATCACGCCTCAACATTGGTAACTGCATGCCGGTAGGAAAGATGCCGGAGGGTACTGTCATTTCCAGTTTGGAGGAGAAACGTGGTGACCGTGGTCGTTTGGCGAAGGCATCTGGTACCTACGCCACTATCATCGGTCACTCTGATGACGGAAAGATGACTAGGGTGAGGTTGCCATCAGGTGCCCGTAAGAGCGTTGAGTCCAACTCACGTGCTATCATTGGCCTCGTAGCTGGTGGTGGTCGTATTGACAAGCCTTTACTCAAGGCCGGTACCGCATACTTCAAGTACAAGGCTAAGCGCAACTGCTGGCCACGCGTGCGTGGTGTTACCATGAACCCTGTGGACCACCCTCACGGTGGTGGTAACCATCAGCACATCGGTAAACCCAGTACGGTATCACGTGGTGCTCCACCAGGACAGAAGGTTGGTCTTATCGCTGCCCGCAGGACCGGTCTTCTGCGTGGtggtaagaagaagttCAAGAACGAATCTTAA
- a CDS encoding GTP-binding protein LepA family protein, whose protein sequence is MVCHRYLLGLGASTLCLRRLAQYPSTEYHGIASRHRSPGYYAYILGNFNISNEEQLFSSVHSLANNDSDVLPVEDNGTTNLTGTGEATSETGKEEEVVNEPYNGNRMRNFCIIAHVDHGKSTLADRFLELTKAVEPHEIQGQYLDNMELERERGITIKLQSALIKYTYPKDGQVYSLNLIDTPGHIDFNHEARRSIAACEGAILVVDGTKGIQAQTVTTSMIAIEAGLKLIPVVNKIDVPFCDYESTVADLTSLFDFSEDEILMASAKEGFGINEILDAVVERIPPPKINLDRPFRALVFDSQYDPHRGVVSYVRVSDGIIKKLDDVVFLGHNLESRITAVGVMMPELRERDVLRSGEVGWLCSNTKDPSKVAVGDTVALKSAVKDNNVEPLVAFAPAKPSVFAGLYPCDGSDYMRLSVALEKLKLNDHSIVFEPSESSIAGHGFKCGFNGLLHLDVTVQRLQREFDVGVIVTSPSVPYKCILKNGKEITVSDAAHWPEEGMVKVSMEPWTNVTVRIPGDCHKKVSNLLTQMRGEFQKKSEFAGGKSLVLEYKVPMIEIISTFFDNLKSMTNGFGSFDYEGTEYREIDLCKLRVLINGEEAGGLSMLVARDNAYKSGRLLVETLREVIPPKQFKINLQAAIGKRVIAALSIPALRKNVTERCSGGDPSRKRKLLENQAKGKKYMAEIGNVSIPFDAYKAVHKALR, encoded by the exons ATGGTTTGCCATCGTTATCTGTTAGGATTAGGTGCTTCTACGCTTTGTTTACGTAGATTAGCTCAATATCCTTCCAcggagtaccatggtataGCTTCACGCCATCGCAGCCCTGGTTATTATGCCTATATTTTGGGCAATTTTAACATAAGCAATGAGGAACAACTTTTTTCTTCTGTACATTCACTCGCTAACAATGATTCAGATGTTTTACCGGTGGAAGACAATGGTACTACTAATTTGACAGGTACTGGTGAAGCAACATCTGAAACTGgcaaagaagaagaagttGTGAACGAGCCTTATAATGGCAATCGCATGAGGAACTTCTGTATTATTGCCCACGTCGATCACGGGAAGTCAACTCTTGCCGACCGTTTTCTTGAACTTACTAAAGCTG TTGAACCTCACGAGATCCAGGGGCAGTATTTGGATAATATGGAGCTTGAGCGTGAGCGTGGCATAACTATTAAGCTTCAGAGTGCTTTGATTAAATACACCTATCCTAAGGATGGCCAAGTATACAGTTTGAATTTGATTGACACTCCTGG CCATATTGATTTTAATCATGAAGCTCGTCGTTCCATAGCTGCCTGTGAGGGTGCCATTTTGGTTGTCGATGGTACTAAGGGCATTCAGGCTCAGACTGTTACCACATCTATGATTGCTATAGAGGCTGGTTTAAAGCTGATACCTGTGGTGAACAAGATTGATGTACCATTTTGTGACTATGAGTCGACCGTAGCTGATTTGACCTCACTATTTGACTTTAGTGAGGATGAGATATTAATGGCATCAGCAAAGGAGGGTTTCGGTATAAATGAAATTCTTGATGCTGTGGTCGAGCGCATCCCACCCCCAAAGATTAACCTAGATCGCCCTTTTAGGGCACTTGTTTTCGACAGTCAATACGACCCTCACCGCGGTGTTGTTAGTTACGTTCGG GTATCTGATGGCATAATTAAGAAGCTAGACGATGTGGTATTTCTGGGTCATAATTTGGAATCCCGTATTACTGCAGTGGGTGTCATGATGCCGGAGTTACGTGAACGTGATGTGTTAAG ATCTGGCGAGGTCGGTTGGCTGTGCAGCAACACTAAGGACCCTAGCAAGGTTGCTGTGGGTGACACCGTTGCTTTGAAGTCGGCGGTCAAGGACAATAACGTTGAACCCTTAGTCGCTTTTGCTCCTGCCAAGCCATCTGTATTCGCTGGATTATATCCTTGTGACGGTTCAGATTACATGCGTTTAAGCGTGGCACTTGAGAAGTTGAAGCTTAATGACCATTCAATTGTATTTGAACCCAGTGAATCCAGTATCGCCGGTCACGGGTTCAAGTGTGGTTTCAACGGTCTATTGCATTTGGACGTGACGGTACAACGTCTACAGCGTGAATTTGATGTAGGTGTAATTGTGACATCTCCATCTGTACCTTACAAATGCATCCTTAAAAATGGCAAGGAAATAACCGTCAGCGATGCCGCTCACTGGCCTGAAGAGGGTATGGTAAAGGTATCTATGGAGCCTTGGACGAATGTAACGGTTCGTATACCTGGGGA TTGCCATAAAAAGGTCAGTAACCTTTTGACTCAGATGCGTGGTGAATTTCAGAAGAAATCTGAATTTGCCGGTGGCAAGTCGTTGGTTCTTGAGTACAAAGTTCCCATGATTGAAATCATTTCAACATTTTTTGATAACCTCAAGTCAATGACTAATGGTTTCGGTTCATTTGACTATGAAGGTACGGAATACCGTGAGATTGACCTTTGCAAGTTGCGCGTATTGATAAATGGTGAGGAGGCTGGCGGTTTATCAATGCTGGTTGCTCGTGATAATGCTTACAAATCAG GCCGCCTTTTGGTGGAAACTCTACGTGAGGTGATACCTCCTAAGCAATTTAAGATAAATTTGCAAGCTGCCATTGGCAAGCGTGTGATTGCTGCTTTGAGTATTCCTGCTTTGCGTAAGAATGTAACGGAGCGTTGCAGCGGCGGTGACCCTAGTCGTAAACGTAAACTTCTTGAGAACCAAGCGAAG GGTAAGAAGTACATGGCCGAGATTGGTAACGTTTCAATCCCATTCGATGCTTACAAGGCTGTTCATAAGGCATTGCGTTAA
- a CDS encoding 3' exoribonuclease family domain 1 protein → MAQEIRRQTEIRPIGIDMGISYSASGSSYITLGDTMVKACVNVPRPCGKRLLQEVGILSIEVRYSKPHIPSSSDADLRHVLTELFERHVILSRYPRQLIEAWVTIEEDAGGLFGACVTALSLAFADCGIQMLDILAATSVFAYELDGILTVAVDLSSEQVAAYKTKDPGITQLHLAHCPNLDVVAYLMQTGQHSDEAVIQQMLTLARAGCNLVFNEIKAAAKGYTEWLSEQAAQDNTPG, encoded by the exons ATGGCGCAAGAAATACGTAGGCAGACTGAGATCAGACCTATAG GGATCGATATGGGAATATCGTATTCAGCATCGGGATCGAGTTATATTACCCTAGGAGACACTATGGTAAAGGCTTGTGTCAATGTGCCTAGACCATGTGGAAAGCGGCTACTACAGGAAGTCGGCATACTGTCCATTGAAGTGCGATACAGCAAACCGCATATACCAAGCTCAAGCGACGCTGACTTGAGGCATGTATTAACTGAGTTGTTCGAGAGGCACGTTATACTATCTCGGTACCCGCGGCAGTTGATAGAAGCCTGGGTTACCATAGAAGAGGATGCCGGTGGCCTCTTCGGGGCGTGCGTAACAGCACTGAGCCTCGCCTTCGCTGACTGTGGGATACAAATGTTAGACATATTGGCTGCAACTTCCGTG TTTGCTTACGAGCTGGATGGTATACTGACAGTCGCCGTCGACCTTTCATCGGAG CAAGTGGCGGCTTACAAGACCAAGGACCCCGGGATAACGCAACTACACCTTGCACATTGCCCTAATCTAGACGTAGTGGCGTATTTAATGCAAACTGGACAACACAGCGACGAAGCCGTGATTCAACAG ATGCTAACACTGGCACGTGCAGGGTGTAACCTGGTATTTAATGAAATAAAGGCCGCCGCGAAAGGGTATACCGAGTGGCTGTCTGAACAGGCCGCGCAAGATAACACCCCGGGGTAA
- a CDS encoding Patatin-like phospholipase family protein, giving the protein MSGHLGGQSLRASLYDHLYTRHVDCADHLCNDESSAIEYSSDSGDSFASVDNNSDAHYYESVETPEDSVSDNVSASADIQSESTPRAADSGDPEDPGCHAITSGEETVEEVDPFGDYFDKGITKKGRKGWRESMFRAFGVCSRGSRSDESPKDVEDDKSEPCSDPWGDFANAQSGEGSRYMTTGTVSGEDSMHIPLPHRGFYTVFLRNSKAFVKRKQGIYVFKLKLSYKVFDFKRKRICLQPSGGDFIPHDILADDNFAFSNEGCVTIAGRDTRILLLYATQDGIAEFTLSHNVLAMKPSLLYRIVYSGWCSAVPLSLSPKLRLRILSIDSCENLGTSALAALYALELRLSSMNGMEANIGEHFDLICASGTGAIIALCLLKGYSIRDLWVQWQSILDQLFKWRHSRAYGLMFDHEHVHQFVRSWMDILGTDFMCSRARPLCVITSANVKSAKHDMFVFRNYTNVHASYGKTAFAPMWLAGWASNSLPTYMKGPTDRYLRHMGCVVDRSVHFVDSKLLSSNPAIVALREASELYGTPVRTLIDETIDVFLSVGTTRKRSRKLDDPAPWQILLDSNDSCGAQVEHGHMRYLFEERPEVYYRIEMGHLPGCSYGKTSKPEVDEVFNRALEVSRTQLADEINRIAECINA; this is encoded by the exons ATGTCTGGCCATTTGGGTGGTCAGAGTTTGCGTGCCAGTTTATATGACCACCTTTACACGCGTCACGTTGACTGTGCAGACCACTTGTGTAACGATGAATCTTCGGCTATTGAGTATAGTAGTGATTCCGGTGACTCCTTTGCTTCTGTTGACAACAATTCCGATGCACATTACTATGAGAGTGTGGAGACTCCTGAGGATTCTGTGAGTGATAATGTATCGGCTTCTGCTGACATACAGAGTGAGTCCACACCTCGCGCTGCTGATTCTGGCGACCCTGAGGATCCGGGATGCCACGCGATAACATCTGGTGAGGAAACTGTGGAGGAAGTGGATCCCTTTGGTGACTACTTCGATAAGGGTATTACCAAGAAGGGCCGTAAGGGATGGCGCGAATCCATGTTTCGTGCGTTTGGCGTCTGCTCCCGTGGATCTCGTAGTGATGAAAGTCCTAAAGATGTGGAGGACGATAAATCAGAACCGTGTTCAGATCCTTGGGGTGATTTTGCCAATGCTCAATCTGGTGAAGGTAGTCGTTACATGACCACCGGTACTGTTTCTGGTGAGGACTCTATGCACATCCCACTACCTCATCGTGGATTTTACACCGTGTTCCTTCGTAACAGCAAGGCTTTTGTTAAACGTAAGCAGGGGATATACGTATTTAAGTTGAAGTTGTCCTACAAGGTATTTGATTTCAAGCGCAAGCGTATATGTCTTCAGCCGAGTGGTGGTGATTTTATACCTCATGACATCTTGGCTGATGATAACTTTGCCTTTTCTAATGAGGGTTGTGTTACTATCGCAGGTCGTGACACTCGGATACTTCTTTTGTATGCTACTCAAGACGGCATTGCCGAGTTCACGCTATCTCACAACGTGTTGGCCATGAAGCCTAgtttattatatcgtaTTGTATACAGCGGTTGGTGTTCCGCGGTTCCTTTGAGCTTATCGCCTAAATTGCGTTTGCGTATATTATCGATTGACAGCTGTGAGAATTTGGGTACTAGTGCTCTTGCTGCTCTGTATGCTCTTGAGCTTCGTTTAAGCTCCATGAATGGTATGGAGGCCAATATTGGGGAGCATTTTGACTTGATATGTGCTTCTGGTACAGGTGCCATAATAGCCCTCTGTCTTTTAAAGGGTTATTCCATTCGTGACTTATGGGTTCAGTGGCAGAGTATATTAGATCAGTTGTTTAAGTGGCGTCATTCTCGTGCTTACGGTTTAATGTTTGATCACGAGCATGTACATCAGTTTGTTCGTTCATGGATGGACATTTTGGGTACTGACTTTATGTGTAGTCGTGCTCGTCCTTTATGTGTTATTACCTCTGCTAACGTAAAGAGTGCCAAGCACGACATGTTTGTATTTCGCAACTACACTAATGTCCATGCTTCTTATGGCAAGACTGCTTTCGCTCCCATGTGGCTTGCTGGTTGGGCATCCAATTCACTTCCTACCTATATGAA GGGTCCCACCGACCGTTACTTGCGTCACATGGGTTGCGTCGTTGACCGGAGCGTCCACTTTGTGGACAGCAAGCTCTTATCATCTAACCCTGCCATAGTGGCACTTCGTGAGGCTAGCGAGTTATACGGCACTCCTGTGCGTACACTGATTGAT GAAACTATCGATGTGTTCTTATCGGTTGGTACTACTCGCAAGCGTTCCCGGAAGCTTGATGATCCTGCTCCGTGGCAGATTTTGCTGGATTCCAATGACAGCTGCGGCGCTCAGGTTGAGCATGGCCACATGCGTTACTTGTTTGAGGAGCGTCCTGAGGTATACTATCGTATTGAGATGGGTCACCTTCCCGGTTGCAGTTACGGCAAAACCTCGAAGCCGGAGGTTGACGAGGTGTTTAACCGTGCTCTTGAGGTTAGTCGCACTCAGTTGGCTGATGAGATCAACCGCATTGCTGAGTGCATCAACGCTTGA
- a CDS encoding Eukaryotic porin family protein encodes MSFFRVFGSRCGALLPRVSSDDSVVGVQGDIVQPTSVGRSTGYLQSLNLRCSSALVSWRKRVPDGKPLLSALLPTQLVLFSPAHCDEQPVMPEAPPKAPQPPSPYELLVFENLTREFKNVITQDNYDGFRLEADRQLTNNLQLSHSLYLGTVMSETGYLYQIGTNYASSDGNCLAMGKIGLDGMLTGRVFAKYADCEFKVSGNSFLRYDTRNAYEAGVDYFGKGWTASLKGAWQGTWILNAAYTHQLLPCLTLGSELTYIVANGTSIGAIAARYVRGDHVFTGQWSKQPNFKGMDYNLQDTDTCRLQYVRRVNERLSLCTELEVTPATKESALRVGWDYLFRHARVQGNIDTAGRISMQAQDYSGFGISGCIDYWSNIYRFGFMMHLLPPVPEQKPEAMTVV; translated from the coding sequence ATGTCTTTCTTCCGGGTTTTTGGAAGCCGTTGTGGCGCATTGTTGCCACGGGTTAGTTCAGACGACTCTGTTGTTGGTGTTCAAGGTGATATTGTTCAGCCCACATCTGTTGGTCGTTCTACCGGTTACTTACAATCTCTGAATCTTCGTTGTTCATCTGCTTTGGTGTCATGGCGTAAGAGGGTTCCTGATGGCAAACCACTTTTATCTGCATTGTTACCAACTCAGTTGGTATTATTTAGCCCTGCTCATTGTGATGAGCAGCCTGTGATGCCTGAAGCGCCTCCTAAGGCTCCCCAGCCTCCATCTCCCTATGAATTGCTTGTGTTTGAGAATTTAACCCGTGAGTTCAAGAATGTGATTACTCAGGACAATTATGATGGATTTCGTCTTGAGGCAGATCGTCAATTGACTAACAATTTGCAATTGAGTCACTCTTTGTACTTGGGTACTGTGATGAGTGAGACTGGTTATTTATACCAGATTGGTACTAACTATGCAAGTTCCGATGGTAATTGCCTTGCTATGGGCAAGATTGGTCTTGATGGTATGTTGACAGGTCGTGTATTTGCCAAATATGCTGACTGTGAGTTTAAGGTCAGCGGCAATTCGTTTTTGCGTTACGACACTCGTAACGCGTACGAGGCTGGTGTTGActattttggtaaaggttgGACTGCCTCATTGAAGGGTGCGTGGCAGGGTACTTGGATATTGAATGCTGCTTATACTCACCAACTGTTGCCCTGTTTGACCTTGGGTTCCGAGTTGACTTACATTGTTGCCAATGGTACTTCCATTGGTGCCATTGCAGCTCGTTACGTTCGCGGCGATCATGTATTCACTGGTCAGTGGAGCAAGCAGCCTAATTTCAAGGGCATGGACTACAATTTACAGGATACTGACACTTGTCGCTTGCAGTATGTTCGTCGTGTTAACGAGCGTCTATCTTTATGCACGGAGTTGGAGGTGACTCCTGCTACTAAGGAATCTGCTCTTCGTGTTGGTTGGGACTACTTATTCCGCCACGCTCGTGTACAGGGTAACATTGACACTGCCGGGCGTATATCTATGCAAGCTCAGGATTATTCTGGCTTCGGCATTAGCGGTTGCATTGACTACTGGAGCAACATATACCGCTTCGGTTTTATGATGCATTTACTTCCTCCCGTGCCCGAGCAGAAGCCTGAGGCTATGACAGTAGTCTAA
- a CDS encoding aconitate hydratase 1 family protein produces the protein MYTRFGNALLQDGFGLSRYIRRMSTMGVNPFEALRKTLGNTRKQYFALRELNDPRFLELPYSIRILLECAVRNCDDYSTTRGHVESILGWSETSSKQTEIPFMPARVLLQDFTGVPTIVDLAAMREYVAHSGKDPKSINPLVPVDLVIDHSVQVDFSRNPEALKLNQDTEMGRNAERFRFLKWGAQTLSNTLIIPPGSGIVHQVNLEFLARSIFDQDGLLYPDSVVGTDSHTTMINGLGVLGWGVGGIEAEATMLGQPISMVLPQVVGFELVGKPPADVFSTDIVLAVTSLLRSGAGVVGKFVEFVGEGVKYLSLADRATIANMAPEYGATMGFFPIDGLTLEYLVQTGRPMEKVELLDMYARENHMHAGVGDASKIKYSSTVKLDLSTLRPSIAGPKRPQDNIILSDVKTKFDELLMDKSKGYSLETTKAPSKFEYKGKQYTLDHGSVVIASITSCTNTSNPSVMLAAGMLAKAAVEHGLEVAPYIKTSLSPGSKTVTRYLELSGLIDPLEKLGFYIAGYGCMTCIGNSGDLDVEVADCINDNALVACSVLSGNRNFEGRVHPFTRANFLASPPLVIAYALAGKINIDLSKEPLGISNKTGKPVFLHDLLPTKQEVAAFEQQFIKPELYKEVYANITQGSEAWRALEAPKAELYPWDPKSTYIHHPPYFQKMGQPVQAKIEGAQVLLLLGDSITTDHISPAGNIAKTSPAAKFLMDAGVEPKDFNSYGSRRGNDEIMVRGTFANIRLSNLLCPNQGPKTVFHPTGEVLSIFDASEKYKQQGTPLVVVAGKEYGSGSSRDWAAKGPALLGIRAIFAESFERIHRTNLVGFGILPLQFMPGENAASVGITGREKFTIDGLDKLSPGCQVEVVADTGIKFNMRCRIDTALELQYYQHGGILQYVLARICA, from the exons atgtatacaaGATTTGGTAACGCCCTGCTCCAAGACGGATTCGGTTTATCCAGGTACATCAGACGCATGTCTACCATGGGCGTCAACCCCTTCGAAGCACTCAGGAAGACTCTGGGAAACACCAGGAAGCAGTATTTCGCACTCCGGGAACTCAATGACCCGAGGTTTTTAGAACTGCCCTACTCCATACGTATTCTTCTGGAATGCGCAGTTCGTAACTGCGATGACTACTCCACTACTCGAGGCCATGTCGAAAGCATTCTAGGATGGAGCGAAACTTCCTCCAAACAGACTGAGATCCCATTTATGCCAGCTAGGGTGCTGCTGCAGGACTTCAC TGGCGTGCCAACCATCGTTGACCTAGCTGCAATGCGTGAGTACGTGGCACATTCCGGAAAGGACCCCAAGTCAATCAATCCACTAGTGCCAGTGGATCTAGTCATAGACCACTCAGTACAGGTAGACTTCAGCCGCAACCCCGAGGCGCTGAAACTCAATCAGGACACTGAAATGGGACGCAATGCTGAACGTTTCAGGTTCCTTAAATGGGGAGCACAAACGCTTAGCAATACCCTTATAATACCGCCGGGATCCGGTATTGTGCACCAAGTTAACCTGGAGTTCTTGGCGCGCTCGATATTCGACCAGGATGGGCTCCTCTACCCAGATTCAGTAGTGGGTACAGACTCGCATACCACTATGATCAACGGTTTGGGAGTACTGGGTTGGGGAGTTGGCGGCATTGAGGCGGAAGCTACTATGCTGGGACAACCGATATCCATGGTACTGCCACAAGTTGTAGGATTTGAGCTGGTTGGTAAGCCACCAGCAGATGTATTCTCCACTGATATCGTCTTGGCAGTGACGTCATTGCTGAGGTCAGGAGCTGGTGTCGTAGGAAAGTTTGTAGAATTCGTAGGAGAGGGTGTAAAGTATTTATCACTAGCTGATAGAGCTACTATAGCCAACATGGCACCTGAATACGGAGCTACTATGGGATTCTTCCCAATTGATGGGCTAACGCTAGAGTACTTGGTGCAAACCGGTAGGCCAATGGAGAAGGTCGAACTTCTGGATATGTACGCCCGTGAAAACCACATGCACGCCGGAGTGGGAGATGCCTCAAAGATCAAGTATTCTTCCACCGTCAAGTTGGACCTGAGCACATTGAGACCATCAATTGCCGGGCCCAAACGACCACAAGATAACATTATTCTCTCGGACGTCAAGACCAAGTTTGACGAATTGTTGATGGACAAGTCAAAGGGGTACTCACTGGAAACCACTAAGGCCCCCTCTAAATTTGAATACAAGGGCAAGCAGTACACACTTGACCACGGGTCAGTAGTCATTGCAAGTATAACTTCGTGTACCAACACCAGCAACCCAAGCGTTATGCTGGCTGCAGGCATGCTGGCCAAGGCAGCAGTGGAGCATGGGTTGGAGGTAGCACCTTATATCAAGACGTCGCTGTCACCAGGATCTAAAACCGTTACCAGGTACCTAGAACTTAGTGGATTAATTGACCCACTCGAGAAGCTAGGTTTCTATATAGCGGGTTACGGATGCATGACGTGCATTGGTAACAGTGGTGACCTCGATGTCGAGGTGGCAGATTGCATCAACGATAACGCACTGGTGGCATGTTCCGTTCTTTCCGGTAACAGGAACTTCGAAGGGCGCGTTCACCCATTCACAAGGGCTAACTTCCTGGCCTCACCACCCCTGGTGATTGCATACGCACTGGCTGGGAAGATCAATATCGACCTTTCGAAGGAACCCTTGGGAATAAGCAACAAGACGGGAAAACCAGTGTTTTTACATGACCTCTTACCAACTAAACAGGAAGTGGCCGCTTTCGAACAGCAGTTCATCAAGCCCGAGCTGTACAAGGAGGTGTATGCCAACATTACCCAGGGTAGTGAAGCGTGGAGAGCACTAGAGGCACCCAAGGCAGAATTGTACCCATGGGACCCGAAATCCACTTATATACACCACCCACCATACTTCCAGAAAATGGGACAGCCTGTGCAAGCTAAGATAGAAGGAGCCCAGGTACTGCTGCTCCTAGGGGACTCCATTACCACGGACCACATATCGCCAGCAGGCAATATTGCCAAGACGTCGCCAGCTGCCAAATTCCTAATGGATGCCGGTGTTGAGCCCAAAGACTTTAACTCATACGGCTCCAGGCGTGGTAATGACGAGATTATGGTCAGAGGCACTTTTGCGAACATCAGGCTGTCTAACTTGCTGTGCCCTAACCAGGGACCCAAGACGGTATTCCACCCAACGGGTGAAGTGCTCAGTATATTCGATGCCTCGGAAAAATACAAGCAGCAAGGAACACCACTAGTGGTTGTTGCAGGTAAGGAATACGGCTCAGGGAGCTCACGTGACTGGGCTGCCAAGGGGCCGGCGTTGCTAGGTATCCGCGCCATATTCGCCGAGTCGTTCGAGCGCATCCACAGGACCAACCTGGTGGGTTTCGGAATTCTGCCACTGCAGTTCATGCCCGGGGAGAATGCCGCGTCAGTGGGTATCACGGGACGCGAAAAGTTTACCATCGATGGACTTGATAAGCTGTCACCAGGGTGCCAGGTAGAGGTGGTGGCCGACACCGGTATCAAATTCAACATGAGGTGTAGGATAGACACCGCATTGGAATTGCAGTACTACCAGCATGGAGGTATCCTGCAGTACGTATTGGCACGTATTTGCGCATAG